Proteins encoded by one window of Burkholderia plantarii:
- a CDS encoding ISNCY family transposase — protein MAATGRITMTMRELDRYKVIQDVADGKLQPWRAAERLGLTTRQIRRLVGRLREHGPQGLVSLRRAKPSNNRLDSMTTDRVLSIIRDRYADFGPTLACEKLYECHDIRLAKETVRKLMTDAGLWVPRRQRPPKVYQPRARRACLGELIQIDGCDHRWFEERAPACTLLVYVDDATSRLMGLHFTQTESTFSYFEATRAYIERHGKPSAFYSDKYSVFRNTTPGKTGNRVTHFGRAMYELNIDTFCANSSPAKGRVERAHLTLQDRLVKEMRLRGINTVADANAYAPSFMAAYNARFAKPPKSDFNAHRPLRADENLDLVLTWREPRKVTKSLTVQYDRVMYLLDDTQENRKLIDRTIEVWEYPDGRIELRTEGRVLPCRQYDRLAEIDQAAVVEHKRLSHVLQVAQAIQAQRDNSRIGKAPSRTHRGDSTKTNRNTSQPNKKKQREFTQADVEKVIVDLAERRQAQQPACKPGRRSAKTNAVNVSTLPVQDPLFDTA, from the coding sequence ATGGCTGCAACGGGACGGATCACGATGACGATGCGCGAGCTGGACAGGTACAAGGTGATTCAGGACGTGGCGGACGGCAAGCTTCAGCCGTGGCGCGCGGCCGAACGACTCGGGCTGACGACGCGACAGATCCGGCGATTGGTCGGCCGCTTGCGTGAGCACGGGCCGCAAGGTCTCGTGTCGCTACGGCGCGCGAAGCCCAGCAACAACCGACTGGATAGCATGACGACTGATCGGGTGCTGTCGATCATCAGGGATCGCTACGCCGATTTCGGACCGACGCTGGCCTGCGAGAAGCTATACGAGTGCCACGACATTCGGCTGGCCAAGGAAACGGTTCGCAAGCTGATGACCGACGCTGGCCTATGGGTGCCGCGCCGGCAACGCCCGCCCAAGGTCTATCAGCCGCGCGCACGACGCGCGTGCCTGGGCGAACTGATCCAGATCGACGGCTGCGATCATCGGTGGTTCGAGGAACGGGCGCCGGCCTGCACGCTGCTGGTGTATGTGGACGACGCGACGAGCCGGCTGATGGGGCTGCACTTTACGCAGACCGAATCGACCTTCAGCTACTTCGAGGCGACGCGTGCGTACATCGAGCGCCATGGCAAGCCGAGTGCGTTCTATAGCGACAAGTACAGCGTGTTCCGCAATACAACGCCGGGCAAGACTGGCAATCGGGTGACGCATTTCGGTCGAGCAATGTACGAGCTGAACATCGACACGTTTTGCGCAAACAGTAGCCCGGCCAAGGGGCGAGTCGAACGAGCCCATCTGACGTTGCAGGATCGCTTGGTCAAGGAGATGCGACTACGCGGGATCAACACGGTGGCCGACGCGAACGCTTACGCGCCCTCCTTCATGGCCGCTTACAACGCGCGCTTCGCAAAGCCGCCGAAGAGCGACTTCAATGCACACCGGCCGCTGCGCGCCGATGAGAATCTCGACTTGGTGCTGACGTGGCGCGAGCCGCGGAAAGTCACGAAGTCGCTGACGGTGCAGTACGACCGAGTGATGTATTTGCTGGACGATACGCAGGAGAATCGGAAGCTGATCGATCGAACGATCGAGGTTTGGGAGTACCCGGACGGGCGCATCGAACTCCGAACAGAGGGTCGCGTGTTGCCCTGCAGACAGTACGACCGGCTGGCCGAGATCGATCAAGCCGCTGTTGTCGAACACAAGCGCCTGAGTCACGTGCTCCAGGTTGCGCAGGCGATCCAGGCGCAACGCGATAACAGCAGGATCGGTAAAGCTCCATCCAGAACGCATCGAGGCGACTCGACTAAGACGAACCGCAACACCTCTCAGCCGAACAAAAAGAAGCAGCGTGAGTTCACGCAGGCGGACGTCGAGAAAGTGATCGTGGATCTCGCCGAACGCAGACAGGCGCAACAGCCCGCGTGCAAACCTGGCCGACGGTCTGCGAAGACCAACGCAGTAAACGTAAGCACCCTGCCCGTTCAGGATCCACTCTTCGACACTGCGTGA
- a CDS encoding AAA domain-containing protein — protein sequence MKIYNKGRGIHDREIHGINRLQTDLPSGWMAFTNLELALPYGGREIDVILVIEDRVLAVDLKDWRGKITSSGGAWSVNGNAREGGSPVEKILSNSRELYLMLQRYLKTPAARAKLNGLTTCPKVDGCVVLTGTNDRSGIALTEINRVFCLDAFIKALQDPKQRVAMLAGVPAAFHSKDLTTDPWRNLWQQFFNVKEGYFKPSSRRYGSFQALSDAYTFEHPKQIYREYDVADNAAGGATGLLRRWDFTKAETRFQNEEGRREIAGREREIIAWLNDRNAEFETSILQPRTDDDEKGIEYWEVFDRRKRLQRLLDLSRNQICEFPRETRIELVRQIVHRAALMHRLNASHLDIGAHSVWIEPPSLVRLSHLMSASFQDVKSLGSHRYQFLSTVRLPEDAFGLDVDSRTKDVFLLGCVAHRLLFACPPVATADNPPEWDASVDKDDAFETLHNWFERSLAWSADDRYADASTMLEALNLALESKPSAAEVLKGLDRFRTISSQMKLVREYPVVEDIRDDANIAMWRSVSEGKSVLVKMWKREGWGDQTREAPRLLGFLEQAESMIIERPAGCAGILRAIWLGDAVVLIQDFVDSPNLAQSMSTSDLPWTEAEFGLAFLRSFIATVVSLHEKKIAHGDIKPENILVIAEESPRPLLVDLLDFVHIDDGEKISRAYAPMTGGRFERDCYAVTCIVEEVVAGANMAAGGLARLNEAIVKIRTESPKNGTLLPLAEALDFILDTTTDNAVREIALRVCATDTRPFLSDEGSLAFRVTPGGRQLRIRGAVEQLIFQLDGRRQAVSVRRESIDQKQITSIARWEFAAISAELTLVAADRDDFSDLENVLSDKDIAEAWDAAYGLALNTEADRQTSAGDDVSEDAEPPSEVSADELEEKISSQSESGQLNVQALWRHLIDSEAEFVIEGEATGPSAYKPQTQRHIVSFDLDSGTFEFGREDTVTVCRLDKGGRWTRIGQLDLITSTANLLEIDVRKWGGKTGEGLVADGQRLKFESHFEITSRSRRRDATMRLLSREARYPDLIDVFDKRSADSVARRPVAAEPSDLAARYGLNKVQAEALSKLLETRPVGLLQGPPGTGKTRFIGALVHFALTQGLARNVLVASQSHEAVNGAAEAVVKLFHEAGETPSLLRVGHESNVSDRLLAYHTGKVEGLFKDRFRADQSVRLRLAGSVLGIPDNLLEQLIILETLIRPVVERLEQIQGESSDSSADPRESGLRQTLELLVGKLAHPLDIKDIVASDDLVDVALDIAGQAGFTNASKLEHFRDIANLARDFVGSVSTRERTFETFLAGTRQIVVGTCVGLGRSSLGLTSTSFDLVVVDEAARCTASELAVPLQAGRWIVLVGDHCQLEPTHRPEVVKHVAKIISTNERQVVMSDFERVFSSGYGTAAGHTLTEQYRMLSPIGSIASEAFYGGTLTHGRTDLIIPTECLPTTLDKPLAWFTTDKFGELAHQNEPDSRKYAINNPIEAELIVDLVKEWDQHTAFREWIETQTEHAHAIGIICTYRAQCELVRQKLRSAFISDGMRSTIKIDTVDSYQGKENPVVILSLVRNNCDGRVEAGANTIREGFMSRPNRLNVAVSRAMDRLVLVGAMRGWRSAGPMGQVRREFATQMNRRDAREIDGVEYRGLRETDTVQHSAASSGRSRRPVKGGAQ from the coding sequence TTGAAAATCTATAACAAGGGCCGTGGCATCCACGATCGCGAGATACATGGTATCAACCGACTGCAGACTGACCTGCCCAGCGGGTGGATGGCGTTCACCAACCTGGAGCTTGCGCTACCCTATGGCGGTCGTGAAATCGACGTAATACTTGTGATCGAAGATCGAGTACTCGCGGTAGACCTGAAAGATTGGCGCGGCAAGATTACGAGTTCCGGGGGAGCCTGGAGCGTAAACGGAAACGCTCGTGAAGGTGGGTCTCCGGTTGAAAAGATCCTTTCGAACTCACGGGAACTGTATCTGATGCTGCAGCGCTATCTGAAGACGCCCGCAGCACGAGCGAAACTGAACGGATTGACAACGTGTCCCAAGGTCGACGGCTGTGTGGTGTTGACGGGAACAAACGACCGTTCAGGAATAGCCCTCACGGAAATTAACCGCGTATTTTGTCTCGATGCTTTCATCAAGGCGCTTCAAGACCCGAAGCAACGGGTTGCGATGCTTGCTGGGGTTCCTGCTGCATTCCACTCAAAGGATCTGACGACCGACCCGTGGCGGAACCTGTGGCAGCAGTTTTTTAACGTGAAAGAGGGATACTTCAAGCCATCAAGTCGCCGGTACGGAAGCTTTCAGGCTTTGTCGGATGCCTACACGTTCGAACATCCAAAGCAGATTTATCGTGAATACGATGTCGCAGATAACGCAGCCGGTGGTGCAACAGGACTATTGCGACGCTGGGACTTTACAAAGGCGGAGACACGATTCCAGAACGAGGAAGGTCGCCGTGAGATTGCGGGACGCGAACGCGAAATCATCGCCTGGCTTAACGATCGAAATGCTGAATTTGAAACCTCGATTCTGCAGCCCCGCACCGACGATGATGAAAAAGGCATCGAATATTGGGAGGTCTTCGACCGTCGAAAGAGGTTGCAGCGTCTTCTGGATCTGAGTCGCAACCAGATTTGCGAGTTCCCGCGTGAAACGCGGATCGAGCTTGTTCGCCAGATCGTACACAGGGCCGCGTTGATGCACCGTCTTAACGCATCACACCTTGATATCGGCGCGCACAGCGTCTGGATAGAACCACCGTCCCTTGTTCGGCTGTCGCATCTGATGTCCGCGAGCTTTCAAGACGTGAAATCCCTCGGCAGTCACCGCTATCAGTTCCTGTCTACGGTGAGACTCCCGGAAGACGCGTTCGGACTCGACGTCGACTCCCGAACGAAAGACGTTTTTCTGCTGGGGTGTGTTGCTCATCGATTGCTCTTTGCCTGTCCTCCTGTAGCGACCGCTGACAATCCTCCCGAATGGGACGCGTCAGTGGACAAGGATGATGCATTCGAAACCCTGCACAATTGGTTTGAGCGTTCGCTCGCGTGGTCTGCGGACGATCGATACGCCGACGCGTCCACGATGCTCGAAGCGCTCAATCTAGCTCTGGAATCCAAACCCTCAGCTGCGGAGGTTCTGAAAGGGCTCGATCGATTCCGCACGATATCGTCACAAATGAAGCTCGTGCGTGAGTATCCCGTCGTCGAAGACATCAGAGATGACGCGAATATTGCGATGTGGCGAAGCGTTTCTGAAGGGAAGTCGGTCCTTGTGAAAATGTGGAAGCGCGAAGGGTGGGGCGACCAGACTCGCGAGGCGCCAAGGTTGTTGGGGTTCCTTGAGCAGGCGGAAAGCATGATCATCGAGCGCCCCGCGGGATGCGCAGGAATTCTGCGAGCCATTTGGCTTGGTGATGCGGTTGTACTGATTCAGGATTTTGTCGACAGCCCAAATCTCGCCCAATCCATGTCAACCTCCGATCTTCCGTGGACGGAGGCTGAGTTTGGGCTTGCCTTCCTGCGATCGTTCATTGCTACGGTGGTGTCCCTTCACGAGAAAAAGATCGCCCACGGTGACATTAAGCCTGAAAACATCCTCGTTATCGCTGAAGAATCGCCGCGGCCGCTTCTCGTGGATCTTCTTGATTTTGTCCACATCGATGACGGAGAGAAAATATCGCGGGCATATGCCCCAATGACAGGGGGGCGCTTCGAGCGAGACTGTTACGCCGTAACATGTATTGTCGAGGAAGTTGTCGCCGGTGCAAACATGGCAGCCGGCGGATTGGCGAGGCTTAACGAAGCCATTGTGAAGATCCGCACCGAGTCGCCGAAGAATGGAACACTACTGCCGCTTGCAGAGGCGCTCGATTTCATTCTCGACACAACCACCGACAACGCTGTCCGTGAGATTGCCCTGCGTGTTTGCGCAACTGATACACGTCCATTCCTCTCGGACGAGGGATCCCTGGCATTCCGGGTTACGCCCGGCGGAAGGCAGTTACGTATTCGCGGTGCAGTCGAACAACTGATCTTTCAGCTGGACGGCCGGAGGCAAGCAGTTTCCGTACGCCGGGAATCCATTGACCAGAAACAGATCACGAGTATCGCGCGATGGGAATTCGCAGCAATTTCTGCGGAGCTCACGCTTGTAGCTGCGGATCGAGACGATTTCAGCGATCTCGAGAATGTCTTGTCCGACAAGGATATCGCGGAGGCATGGGATGCGGCCTACGGACTGGCGCTAAATACCGAGGCCGACCGTCAGACATCCGCCGGGGACGATGTCAGCGAAGACGCTGAGCCCCCGTCTGAAGTTTCAGCTGACGAGCTTGAAGAGAAGATTTCGTCCCAGTCCGAGTCAGGACAACTTAACGTCCAGGCGCTTTGGCGTCACCTGATCGATTCGGAAGCGGAATTTGTCATCGAGGGTGAGGCGACCGGTCCAAGCGCTTATAAGCCTCAGACGCAACGACACATTGTTTCATTCGATCTGGACTCCGGGACGTTTGAGTTCGGCCGGGAAGACACAGTTACAGTCTGCCGATTGGACAAAGGCGGTCGATGGACGCGCATTGGACAGCTTGACCTGATCACGTCTACGGCGAACCTGCTTGAGATTGATGTCCGCAAGTGGGGCGGGAAGACAGGGGAAGGGTTAGTGGCCGACGGGCAACGGTTGAAGTTCGAAAGTCACTTTGAGATCACGAGCCGCTCGCGGCGCCGGGACGCTACCATGCGATTGCTCTCCCGCGAGGCGCGGTACCCTGACCTTATTGATGTCTTCGATAAGAGAAGCGCGGACTCCGTAGCCAGACGCCCCGTGGCGGCCGAACCATCTGACCTGGCTGCGCGGTACGGGCTGAATAAGGTCCAGGCAGAAGCGCTCTCGAAACTCCTTGAAACGCGGCCGGTCGGTTTGCTCCAGGGTCCTCCCGGAACTGGAAAGACGCGATTCATAGGAGCTCTGGTGCACTTCGCTCTCACACAGGGATTGGCTCGCAACGTGCTCGTCGCCAGCCAGTCACACGAGGCTGTGAATGGTGCAGCCGAAGCGGTGGTTAAGCTTTTTCATGAGGCGGGAGAAACGCCAAGCCTGTTAAGAGTAGGGCATGAGAGTAATGTCTCGGACCGATTGCTGGCTTACCACACGGGAAAGGTCGAAGGTCTTTTCAAGGACCGGTTTCGGGCGGATCAGTCGGTTCGTCTGCGTCTGGCCGGTAGCGTACTCGGAATTCCAGATAACCTCCTTGAGCAACTGATCATTCTCGAGACGCTCATTCGGCCAGTCGTTGAGCGTCTGGAACAAATCCAGGGTGAATCGTCAGACTCGTCTGCAGATCCGCGCGAATCGGGCCTGCGTCAAACTCTCGAATTGCTGGTCGGGAAGCTCGCGCATCCGCTCGACATCAAGGACATCGTCGCATCGGACGACCTCGTTGATGTAGCGCTCGATATCGCAGGCCAGGCTGGATTTACAAACGCCTCAAAGTTGGAACATTTCCGGGATATAGCGAACCTCGCGCGCGACTTTGTCGGCAGCGTCTCGACTCGGGAGAGAACCTTTGAGACGTTTCTTGCCGGCACCAGGCAAATTGTCGTCGGTACTTGTGTCGGATTGGGGCGATCCTCGCTAGGGTTGACGTCCACTTCCTTCGACCTGGTCGTCGTGGACGAGGCCGCGCGATGCACCGCAAGCGAACTGGCAGTTCCGCTGCAGGCCGGGCGTTGGATCGTTCTCGTGGGGGATCATTGCCAGCTCGAACCGACACACCGTCCAGAGGTGGTAAAGCATGTAGCAAAGATAATCTCGACCAACGAACGTCAGGTTGTCATGAGCGACTTCGAACGAGTTTTCAGTTCAGGTTACGGCACTGCGGCAGGCCACACACTCACCGAACAGTATCGTATGCTATCGCCGATCGGGAGCATCGCCTCGGAAGCGTTCTACGGCGGTACGCTGACGCACGGTAGAACCGATCTTATTATTCCGACGGAATGTCTTCCAACTACACTCGATAAGCCGTTAGCGTGGTTCACGACTGATAAGTTTGGTGAACTTGCTCATCAAAACGAACCCGACAGTCGCAAATATGCCATCAACAACCCCATTGAAGCGGAACTGATCGTTGATCTGGTTAAGGAATGGGATCAACACACCGCGTTTCGCGAATGGATTGAGACACAGACCGAGCACGCGCATGCCATCGGTATCATCTGCACCTATCGCGCGCAGTGTGAACTGGTTCGTCAAAAACTCCGCAGTGCCTTTATAAGCGACGGCATGCGTTCGACAATCAAGATTGATACCGTTGACAGCTATCAGGGCAAAGAGAATCCTGTAGTCATCCTTTCGTTGGTGCGAAACAACTGCGACGGGAGAGTGGAAGCTGGAGCGAACACTATTCGCGAGGGTTTCATGTCACGCCCCAACAGACTGAATGTCGCCGTCAGCCGTGCGATGGATCGGCTGGTGTTAGTTGGCGCTATGCGAGGATGGCGATCCGCTGGTCCCATGGGGCAAGTTCGCAGGGAATTCGCAACGCAGATGAACCGGCGCGATGCCCGGGAAATCGATGGGGTTGAGTACAGGGGGTTGAGAGAGACGGACACTGTTCAGCATTCTGCGGCGTCATCCGGACGTTCGCGTAGGCCTGTGAAGGGGGGCGCGCAATGA
- a CDS encoding LysR substrate-binding domain-containing protein: MTAQLIKLPSLDLMRGYVAVGRRMSITLAAQDLCLTQSAVSRQVNALEEALGIRLFHRGYRSISFTPEGERLFRAADGAVRQLQDTIEALTHPKVRQPVTITASIGVASLWLLPRLGELQRIHPGVDLRVAATDKLLDLRAEGIDLAIRYAAADHAPATSVRLFDETIVPVAPPSLGVTTLDADTLARHVLLEFDGARRPLLQWADHLGALGLDAAHARGMLRFNQYDQVIQAALSGRGIALGRIALVEPLLADGRLVAIGDAGAPRASGHAYWLHQAELAPREDVRAVIDWILAATRSGGEMDPAG, encoded by the coding sequence ATGACAGCCCAGCTCATCAAACTTCCTTCGCTCGATTTGATGCGCGGCTACGTGGCCGTCGGCCGCCGCATGAGCATCACGCTCGCCGCCCAGGATCTGTGCCTCACGCAATCGGCCGTGAGCCGGCAGGTCAACGCGCTGGAGGAAGCGCTCGGCATCCGCCTGTTCCATCGCGGCTATCGTTCGATCTCGTTTACGCCCGAGGGCGAGCGGCTGTTTCGCGCGGCCGACGGCGCGGTGCGCCAGTTGCAGGACACCATCGAGGCGCTGACCCATCCGAAGGTGCGCCAGCCCGTGACGATCACGGCCAGCATCGGCGTGGCGAGCCTGTGGCTGCTGCCGCGGCTCGGCGAGCTGCAGCGCATCCACCCCGGCGTCGATCTGCGCGTGGCGGCCACCGACAAGCTGCTCGACCTGCGCGCCGAGGGCATCGACCTGGCGATCCGCTACGCGGCGGCCGACCATGCGCCGGCCACCTCGGTGCGGCTGTTCGACGAGACCATCGTGCCGGTCGCGCCGCCCTCGCTCGGCGTCACGACGCTCGACGCCGACACGCTGGCGCGCCACGTGCTGCTCGAATTCGACGGCGCGCGGCGTCCGCTGCTGCAATGGGCCGACCACCTCGGCGCGCTCGGCCTCGACGCCGCGCATGCGCGCGGCATGCTGCGCTTCAACCAGTACGACCAAGTGATCCAGGCCGCGCTGTCCGGGCGCGGCATCGCGCTCGGGCGTATCGCGCTGGTCGAGCCGCTGCTCGCCGACGGCCGGCTGGTGGCGATCGGCGACGCCGGCGCGCCGCGCGCGAGCGGCCACGCCTACTGGCTCCATCAGGCCGAGCTGGCGCCGCGCGAGGACGTGCGCGCGGTGATCGACTGGATTCTCGCGGCGACGCGATCGGGTGGCGAGATGGATCCGGCGGGTTGA
- a CDS encoding alpha/beta fold hydrolase, with protein sequence MHPMHVMETTAPIGHMHDMDTSPAGPEAVTITAADGYPIRGFVWRHSAAPDPIAPRPVVIVNAATSVRCRYYFRFAAWLFSHDCDAVVYDYRGIGESRPRALHRLDASWLDWGERDTEAVLGYVAAAFPEQPIDVVAHSIGGFALGLAPSNHLVRRVFTMGAQYAHWRDYAPRSMVSMLWKWHVVMPLLTALCGYFPARRLGWMEDTPRGVALSWSRSRGAFEETYRHAPIWRSDAERGALVRRFAALRAPILAVSVSDDPFGTIAAIERLLRYFTHSRVTHLRLTPALAGETAIGHFAFFHSRFEAKLWPLVLEWLKCGRLAAEVPGRIVSEREAAGVGDEDGPATAKHEVVLL encoded by the coding sequence ATGCACCCGATGCATGTGATGGAAACAACCGCCCCGATTGGACATATGCACGACATGGATACCTCCCCTGCAGGCCCCGAAGCGGTCACCATCACCGCCGCCGACGGTTATCCGATCCGCGGTTTCGTCTGGCGCCACAGCGCGGCGCCGGACCCGATCGCGCCGCGCCCGGTGGTGATCGTCAACGCGGCCACCTCGGTGCGCTGCCGCTACTACTTTCGTTTCGCGGCCTGGCTGTTCAGCCATGACTGCGACGCCGTGGTCTACGACTATCGCGGGATCGGCGAATCGCGCCCGCGCGCGCTGCACCGGCTCGACGCGAGCTGGCTCGACTGGGGCGAGCGCGATACCGAGGCGGTGCTCGGCTACGTGGCGGCCGCGTTTCCGGAGCAGCCGATCGACGTGGTGGCGCACAGCATCGGCGGCTTCGCGCTCGGGCTCGCGCCGTCGAACCACCTGGTGCGCCGCGTCTTCACGATGGGCGCGCAGTACGCGCACTGGCGCGATTACGCGCCGCGCAGCATGGTGTCGATGCTCTGGAAGTGGCATGTGGTGATGCCGCTGCTGACCGCGCTGTGCGGTTATTTCCCGGCGCGCCGGCTCGGCTGGATGGAGGACACGCCGCGCGGCGTGGCGCTGTCGTGGAGCCGCAGCCGCGGCGCGTTCGAGGAAACCTACCGGCACGCGCCGATCTGGCGCAGCGACGCCGAGCGCGGCGCGCTGGTGCGGCGCTTCGCGGCGCTGCGCGCGCCGATTCTGGCGGTCAGCGTCAGCGACGACCCGTTCGGCACGATCGCGGCGATCGAACGACTGCTGCGTTATTTCACGCACAGCCGCGTCACGCACCTGCGTCTCACGCCGGCGCTGGCCGGCGAAACCGCGATCGGCCATTTCGCGTTCTTCCACAGCCGCTTCGAGGCGAAGCTCTGGCCGCTCGTGCTCGAATGGCTCAAGTGCGGCCGGCTCGCGGCCGAGGTGCCGGGCCGCATCGTGTCCGAGCGCGAGGCGGCCGGCGTGGGCGACGAGGACGGGCCGGCGACGGCCAAGCACGAGGTGGTGTTGCTGTGA